Proteins co-encoded in one Setaria viridis chromosome 9, Setaria_viridis_v4.0, whole genome shotgun sequence genomic window:
- the LOC117838213 gene encoding uncharacterized protein produces the protein MNLSEDWRSLFPASAVFAAPSYAPLPAAASSRRPLHFSPLPPRTQLLSLPYPVLPPRSSTRGLDRLLRSFVGATSFLPRSDLDSLSETLLPQPSPPSPPPCNLIAVLRRPRLSSCSLILFFPYGENAEHVGFVTLDATTVTGSTPVSLVVQRDGFMHPGQRIQQLATTANEPSWPSEPEDNLEGFLLAVTMYSLNWFRIESRGLGTSALVPSAKQRFNSVIVHACWSRHLPSECVVLLESGELCWFNLDTRQGGKMKIDFGSKDDCGDWLSCDYAAQPWMVVVASSKSILLIDLRYGDCGGCKVLARVGMPGLFETDPFAGPDQYLAFCRAGFDHFHFSVVTERYLILLDARQPLTPVLAWQHELESPNNVAMFRLSELRPSKEHEWASNSGFAILVGSLWTGEFSVFCYGPKEQGCPENSHMYAWDLPSRFSLTSQHCSCSNGIVEDLFSRPISRDGYASQRSKNPTVGYYVLPNDLLVSDASFAGFALICLKASGKLEMQRYGASASHDDIPCDESQHTARASKSSIFPDTPVEDFPLRYSTMKLHFLSEYLRGNLCNALVKHDSSVNKQMGQIIVSEAVSEYAEANSSSSSQSVSDFLCNASIPMNIFEIACQRILNSLPSNILHVTFSRYKDMLACSAEKSVGEHLDVPTCLAHDKLRPFLLAKPSSISYYVTSKVQSPNALVGPVLPIHVLLAMEERNKGIESNSEGATSQTDSVSDQSREVLEAFDPVISIADTQSCNGWPASQEFNDEKPYFRYEPQIEHRFTLDGSAGKEKEDQKLDDPLHTSATPYQDKIFTTFVCGKTKVPDSGPEQAATSLFDFGPVRMDFDTPGMEIQPDEENVYKSLKKQFVSWQNNFKPYQDFCSSHKIQRPKQ, from the coding sequence ATGAACCTCTCGGAGGACTGGCGCTCCCTCTTCCCCGCCTCAGCCGTGTTCGCGGCGCCGTCCTATGCCCCActgcctgccgccgcctcctcccgccggccacTGCACTTCTCCCCTCTGCCGCCGCGCACCCAGCTGCTCTCCCTTCCCTACCCCGTCCTACCGCCGCGCTCCTCCACCCGCGGCCtggaccgcctcctccgctcTTTTGTCGGCGCCACTTCCTTCCTCCCGCGCTCAGACCTCGACTCCCTCTCTGAGACACTCCTCCCCCAGCCGTctccgccctccccgccgccgtgcaATCTGATTgccgtcctccgccgcccccgcctctCCTCATGCTCTCTTATCCTCTTCTTCCCCTATGGCGAGAATGCGGAGCATGTTGGCTTTGTTACTCTGGATGCCACCACGGTCACCGGTTCCACTCCCGTCTCGCTGGTCGTTCAGAGGGATGGGTTCATGCACCCGGGCCAGCGCATCCAGCAGCTTGCTACCACTGCTAATGAGCCGTCCTGGCCGTCAGAGCCAGAAGATAACCTTGAGGGGTTCCTGCTTGCCGTGACAATGTACTCGCTGAATTGGTTCAGGATTGAGTCACGGGGTTTGGGTACTTCGGCCCTAGTGCCGTCTGCCAAGCAGCGGTTCAACTCTGTCATCGTGCATGCTTGCTGGAGCAGGCATTTGCCATCCGAATGTGTTGTATTGCTGGAGAGTGGGGAGTTGTGCTGGTTCAATCTGGATACACGGCAAGGTGGAAAGATGAAAATTGATTTTGGCAGCAAGGATGACTGTGGGGACTGGCTAAGCTGTGACTATGCGGCACAGCCGTGGATGGTAGTTGTTGCGAGTTCAAAATCAATTCTTTTGATTGACTTGAGATATGGGGACTGTGGTGGATGCAAGGTTCTAGCAAGAGTTGGGATGCCAGGACTGTTTGAAACCGACCCTTTTGCTGGGCCGGATCAGTATCTTGCATTCTGCAGGGCTGGGTTTGATCATTTCCATTTCTCAGTGGTGACAGAGCGTTATTTGATTCTCCTTGATGCGAGACAGCCATTGACACCTGTTTTGGCATGGCAGCATGAGCTTGAGAGCCCTAATAATGTTGCTATGTTTCGTCTTTCTGAATTGAGGCCTTCTAAGGAACATGAGTGGGCATCAAATTCAGGCTTTGCTATTTTAGTTGGTTCGTTGTGGACAGGGGAATTCAGTGTGTTCTGTTATGGACCTAAGGAGCAAGGCTGTCCAGAGAATTCTCACATGTATGCTTGGGATCTTCCTTCACGGTTTTCTCTGACAAGTCAGCACTGCAGCTGCAGCAATGGAATAGTGGAAGATCTATTCTCAAGGCCCATTTCGAGAGATGGCTATGCTTCCCAACGAAGTAAGAACCCCACCGTTGGCTACTATGTGCTTCCAAATGACCTCTTGGTGTCAGATGCATCATTTGCTGGCTTTGCTTTGATCTGTCTGAAAGCATCGGGGAAGTTAGAAATGCAAAGGTACGGTGCATCAGCATCACATGATGATATCCCGTGTGATGAATCACAACATACAGCTAGGGCTAGTAAGTCATCCATATTTCCTGACACTCCTGTTGAAGATTTCCCCCTCAGATATAGTACAATGAAGTTGCATTTCCTATCTGAATATCTGCGAGGAAATCTGTGCAATGCATTGGTGAAGCATGATTCTAGTGTCAATAAACAGATGGGCCAAATTATTGTCAGTGAAGCTGTGTCAGAATATGCAGAAGCTAACTCTAGTTCATCTTCTCAATCAGTTTCAGATTTTCTATGCAATGCTAGTATCCCCATGAATATTTTTGAAATTGCATGTCAGAGAATATTGAACAGCCTACCGTCAAATATCCTTCATGTTACCTTCTCGAGATACAAGGACATGCTAGCATGCAGCGCAGAGAAATCCGTAGGTGAACATTTAGATGTTCCTACCTGTTTGGCACACGATAAACTTCGACCTTTCCTTTTGGCAAAACCTTCAAGCATAAGTTACTATGTGACTAGCAAAGTACAATCTCCAAATGCACTTGTTGGTCCAGTACTGCCCATACATGTTCTACTTGCAATGGAAGAGAGAAACAAGGGTATAGAAAGCAATTCTGAAGGAGCAACTTCACAAACAGACTCTGTAAGCGATCAAAGTAGAGAAGTTCTTGAAGCCTTTGATCCTGTAATATCCATTGCTGACACGCAAAGCTGTAATGGATGGcctgcttcacaagagttcaaTGACGAGAAGCCCTATTTTAGATACGAGCCCCAGATTGAACACAGGTTCACCCTAGATGGAAGTGCTGGAAAGGAGAAAGAAGATCAAAAGCTAGATGATCCGTTGCATACATCTGCAACACCATATCAGGATAAGATCTTTACAACATTTGTTTGCGGAAAAACCAAAGTTCCTGATTCTGGACCTGAACAGGCTGCAACTTCTTTGTTTGATTTCGGCCCAGTGAGGATGGATTTTGATACCCCAGGCATGGAAATTCAGCCTGACGAGGAAAATGTGTATAAATCCTTGAAGAAACAATTTGTATCATGGCAAAACAATTTTAAGCCATACCAAGATTTTTGTAGCTCGCATAAAATACAAAGGCCAAAGCAATAG
- the LOC117838214 gene encoding translocase of chloroplast 34, chloroplastic → MAAPIPREWTGLQQFPAATQTKLHELLGKLKEENVSTLTILVMGKGGVGKSSTVNSIVGERVATVSAFQSEGLRPTMCSRTRAGFTLNIIDTPGLIEGGYINEQAVEIIKRFLLGKTVDVLLYVDRLDAYRMDTLDEQVIRAITNSFGKDIWRRALVVLTHAQLSPPDGIDYNEFFTRRSEALLRYIRSGAGINKREYGDFQLPIALVENSGRCKTNEHGEKILPDGTPWVPNLMKEITVVISNGSEPIHVDQKLIDGPNPNNRWKMFIPLILAVEYFLVVKGIRRAIHADIANGKVDDWEQRYRDLVGSRDPVEQKGSRNRKA, encoded by the exons atggcGGCGCCGATACCGCGCGAGTGGACAGGGCTGCAGCAGTTCCCGGCGGCCACCCAGACCAAGCTGCACGAGCTCCTCGGCAAGCTCAAGGAGGAG AATGTGAGCACGTTGACAATTCTGGTGATGGGGAAAGGTGGAGTGGGGAAGTCATCCACCGTTAACTCCATCGTTGGGGAGAGGGTTGCCACTGTCAGCGCTTTCCAG TCCGAGGGTCTGAGGCCAACAATGTGCTCCCGCACAAGGGCGGGGTTCACCTTGAACATTATCGACACTCCTGGGCTCATTGAAGGTGGATACATCAATGAGCAGGCTGTTGAAATCATAAAGAG GTTTCTTCTGGGCAAGACTGTTGATGTTCTCCTGTATGTGGATCGCTTGGATGCGTACAGAATGGATACACTGGATGAACAGGTTATAAGAGCCATCACCAATTCATTTGGAAAGGACATTTGGCGAAGGGCACTGGTTGTGTTGACCCATGCTCAGCTCTCACCGCCTGATGGAATCGATTATAATGAGTTCTTTACAAGAAGATCAGAGGCACTTTTGCGATACATCCGTTCAGGCGCAGGAATCAATAAACGAGAATATGGG GATTTCCAGTTGCCAATAGCATTGGTGGAGAACAGTGGAAGGTGCAAGACTAATGAGCATGGGGAGAAG ATTCTTCCAGATGGCACTCCATGGGTTCCAAACCTGATGAAAGAAATTACTGTTGTCATCTCAAATGGGAGCGAGCCCATTCATGTCGATCAGAAGTTAATTGATGGTCCAAACCCCAACAATCGCTGGAAGATGTTCATACCACTTATCCTGGCTGTGGAG TACTTCTTGGTGGTAAAAGGAATCCGGAGGGCCATACATGCTGATATAGCAAATGGGAAGGTGGACGACTGGGAGCAGCGTTACCGGGACTTGGTCGGAAGCAGGGACCCTGTGGAGCAGAAAGGTTCCCGGAACCGCAAGGCCTAA